A genomic segment from Nicotiana tabacum cultivar K326 chromosome 9, ASM71507v2, whole genome shotgun sequence encodes:
- the LOC107787232 gene encoding sucrose transport protein SUC4: MPEGHRGHRTRHNRGASREPGRARVPLRLLLRVASVAGGIQFGWALQLSLLTPYVQELGIPHAWASIIWLCGPLSGLLVQPLVGHMSDRCTSRFGRRRPFIVAGAVSIMIAVLIIGFSADIGWLFGDRGEKKVRAIAAFIVGFWLLDVANNLTQGPCRALLADLTRKDHRRTRVANAYFSLFMAIGNILGYATGSYSGWFKIFPFTLSSACTVNCANLKAAFVIDIIFIASTTYISISAANEQPLSPSQVTPHTNEEIGESSHSQEEAFLWELFGTFKFFPVSVWVILLVTALTWIGWFPFLLFDTDWFGREIYGGEPNDGKNYSTGVRMGALGLMLNSVLLGITSVFMEKLCRKWGAGFTWGVSNIVMCLCFIAMLIISVVRNNMDIGLDLPPDGIVMAALVVFAILGIPLAITYSVPYALVSSRIEALGLGQGLSMGVLNLAIVIPQMLVSLGSGPWDELFGGGNSPALVVAAVSAFAGGLIAILAIPRTRVEKSKIHA; encoded by the exons ATGCCGGAAGGTCATAGAGGACACAGAACGCGACATAACCGCGGGGCGAGCCGAGAACCGGGCCGGGCCAGAGTACCGTTGAGGCTACTCCTCCGAGTGGCATCAGTAGCCGGCGGGATACAATTCGGGTGGGCTTTACAGCTGTCACTACTCACACCATACGTGCAAGAGCTCGGAATTCCTCACGCGTGGGCTAGCATAATATGGCTGTGCGGGCCGCTTTCGGGCTTACTGGTTCAGCCTTTGGTTGGACACATGAGTGACCGGTGTACCAGTCGTTTCGGTCGCCGGCGGCCGTTTATTGTTGCCGGAGCTGTGTCGATCATGATTGCTGTGTTGATCATCGGTTTCTCAGCTGATATTGGTTGGTTGTTCGGCGATAGGGGTGAGAAAAAAGTGCGGGCTATAGCAGCTTTCATAGTAGGGTTTTGGCTGCTTGATGTTGCTAATAATTTGACTCAAGGACCTTGCCGTGCTCTTCTTGCTGATCTTACTA GAAAGGATCACAGAAGAACTCGAGTAGCAAATGCGTACTTCTCCTTGTTTATGGCTATTGGTAACATCCTTGGCTATGCCACTGGATCTTACAGTGGCTGGTTCAAGATCTTTCCTTTCACCCTCAGTTCTGCATGCACCGTCAACTGTGCCAATCTCAAGGCTGCTTTTGttattgacattatttttattGCAAGCACTACATATATCAGCATATCTGCAGCCAATGAGCAGCCTCTAAGTCCCAGTCAGGTTACCCCTCATACTAACGAAGAGATTGGAGAATCAAGCCATAGTCAAGAAGAAGCTTTTCTCTGGGAATTATTTGGAACTTTCAAGTTCTTCCCAGTTTCAGTTTGGGTGATCCTGCTTGTCACTGCTCTGACTTGGATAGGATGGTTTCCATTTCTGTTGTTCGATACTGACTGGTTTGGCAGAGAGATTTATGGTGGTGAGCCAAATGATGGAAAGAACTATAGTACTGGAGTTAGAATGGGTGCATTGGGTCTAATGTTGAACTCAGTGCTCCTTGGAATAACATCAGTTTTCATGGAGAAGCTCTGTCGGAAATGGGGGGCTGGTTTCACATGGGGAGTTTCAAACATAGTCATGTGTCTCTGCTTTatagcaatgcttataattaGTGTTGTTCGGAATAACATGGACATTGGTCTGGATCTTCCCCCAGATGGCATTGTTATGGCTGCGCTAGTAGTATTTGCTATTCTTGGGATCCCGCTGGCA ATAACATACAGTGTTCCGTATGCTTTGGTATCCTCTAGGATTGAAGCTCTAGGGCTAGGACAAG GACTTTCAATGGGTGTTCTGAATCTAGCAATTGTGATTCCACAG ATGTTGGTTTCACTTGGAAGCGGACCATGGGATGAGCTCTTTGGTGGAGGCAACTCACCAGCCTTGGTTGTGGCAGCAGTTTCAGCATTTGCCGGTGGACTTATAGCAATCCTGGCAATTCCTCGAACACGAGTTGAGAAGTCCAAGATCCATGCTTGA